The following are encoded in a window of Vicugna pacos chromosome 2, VicPac4, whole genome shotgun sequence genomic DNA:
- the RASGEF1B gene encoding ras-GEF domain-containing family member 1B isoform X2, whose protein sequence is MPQTPPFSAMFDSSGYNRNLYQSAEDSCGGLCYHDNNLLSGSLEALIQHLVPNVDYYPDRTYIFTFLLSSRLFMHPYELMAKVCHLCIEHQRLSDPNGDKNQIRKIAPKILQLLTEWTETFPYDFRDERMMRNLKDLAHRIASGEETYRKNVQQMLQCLIRKLAALSQYEDVLAKISSTSTDRLTVLKTKPQSIQRDIITVCSDPYTLAQQLTHIELERLNYIGPEEFVQAFVQKDPLDNDKSCYSERKKTRNLEAYVEWFNRLSYLVATEICMPVKKKHRARMIEYFIDVARECFNIGNFNSLMAIISGMNMSPVSRLKKTWAKVKTAKFDVLEHQMDPSSNFYNYRTALRGAAQRSLTAHSSREKIVIPFFSLLIKDIYFLNEGCANRLPNGHVNFEKFWELAKQVSEFMTWKQVECPFERDRKILQYLLTVPVFSEDALYLASYESEGPENHIEKDRWKSLRSSLLGRV, encoded by the exons ATGCCTCAGACTCCTCCCTTTTCAGCAATGTTTGACAGCAGTGGCTACAACAGAAACCTCTATCAGTCTGCAGAGGACAGCTGTGGAGGGTTGTGTTACCATGACAACAACCTCCTCTCCGGATCCCTGGAAGCTCTCATCCAGCACTTAGTACCCAATGTGGATTACTATCCGGAT AGAACGTACATATTTACCTTCCTACTCAGTTCTCGGTTATTTATGCATCCGTATGAGCTAATGGCCAAAGTTTGCCACTTATGTATTGAGCACCAGAGACTAAGTGATCCTAATGGTGACAAG AACCAGATAAGAAAAATCGCACCCAAGATTCTTCAACTCCTGACAGAATGGACAGAAACATTTCCTTATGATTTTCGGGATGAAAGAATGATGAGAAACTTAAAAGATCTGGCTCACCGAATAGCCAGTGGCGAGGAG ACATATAGGAAGAATGTCCAGCAGATGCTCCAGTGTCTAATCCGCAAGCTCGCTGCACTCAGCCAGTACGAGGATGTCCTGGCGAAGATCAGCTCCACGTCGACAGATCGGCTCACCGTTCTCAAGACCAAGCCCCAGTCCATACAGAGGGACATCATTACGGTCTGCAGTGACCCTTACACGCTGGCCCAGCAGCTGACTCACATAGAGCTG GAGAGGCTCAATTATATTGGCCCAGAAGAATTTGTTCAGGCATTTGTGCAGAAGGACCCTTTGGACAATGACAAG AGTTGCTACAGTGAACGGAAGAAAACACGTAACTTAGAGGCTTACGTGGAATGGTTTAATCGCCTCAGCTACTTGGTTGCTACAGAAATTTGTATG CCTGTTAAGAAGAAGCACCGAGCAAGGATGATCGAGTATTTCATTGACGTGGCTCGGGAGTGTTTTAACATCGGCAACTTTAATTCCTTGATGGCAATAATCT CTGGCATGAACATGAGCCCAGTCTCTCGACTGAAAAAAACTTGGGCCAAAGTGAAGACGGCCAAGTTTGACGTCCTCGAG CATCAGATGGACCCTTCCAGCAATTTCTACAATTACCGAACAGCTCTTCGTGGGGCGGCACAAAGGTCTTTAACTGCTCACAGCAGCAGAGAGAAG aTTGTGATACCATTCTTCAGTCTTTTAATCAAAGATATTTATTTCCTCAATGAGGGCTGTGCCAACCGCCTTCCAAATGGCCACGTCAACTTTGAG AAATTTTGGGAACTGGCCAAACAAGTGAGTGAATTCATGACGTGGAAACAAGTGGAGTGTCCATTTGAGAGGGACCGGAAGATCTTGCAGTATCTGCTCACAGTCCCAGTCTTCAGTGAAGATG CTCTCTACTTGGCTTCCTATGAAAGTGAAGGACCTGAAAATCACATAGAGAAAGACAGATGGAAGTCCTTGAG GTCCAGCCTCCTAGGCAGAGTTTAA
- the RASGEF1B gene encoding ras-GEF domain-containing family member 1B isoform X1 produces the protein MYGSMTPICFTSPLIEKPGGKESMPQTPPFSAMFDSSGYNRNLYQSAEDSCGGLCYHDNNLLSGSLEALIQHLVPNVDYYPDRTYIFTFLLSSRLFMHPYELMAKVCHLCIEHQRLSDPNGDKNQIRKIAPKILQLLTEWTETFPYDFRDERMMRNLKDLAHRIASGEETYRKNVQQMLQCLIRKLAALSQYEDVLAKISSTSTDRLTVLKTKPQSIQRDIITVCSDPYTLAQQLTHIELERLNYIGPEEFVQAFVQKDPLDNDKSCYSERKKTRNLEAYVEWFNRLSYLVATEICMPVKKKHRARMIEYFIDVARECFNIGNFNSLMAIISGMNMSPVSRLKKTWAKVKTAKFDVLEHQMDPSSNFYNYRTALRGAAQRSLTAHSSREKIVIPFFSLLIKDIYFLNEGCANRLPNGHVNFEKFWELAKQVSEFMTWKQVECPFERDRKILQYLLTVPVFSEDALYLASYESEGPENHIEKDRWKSLRSSLLGRV, from the exons gaAAGCATGCCTCAGACTCCTCCCTTTTCAGCAATGTTTGACAGCAGTGGCTACAACAGAAACCTCTATCAGTCTGCAGAGGACAGCTGTGGAGGGTTGTGTTACCATGACAACAACCTCCTCTCCGGATCCCTGGAAGCTCTCATCCAGCACTTAGTACCCAATGTGGATTACTATCCGGAT AGAACGTACATATTTACCTTCCTACTCAGTTCTCGGTTATTTATGCATCCGTATGAGCTAATGGCCAAAGTTTGCCACTTATGTATTGAGCACCAGAGACTAAGTGATCCTAATGGTGACAAG AACCAGATAAGAAAAATCGCACCCAAGATTCTTCAACTCCTGACAGAATGGACAGAAACATTTCCTTATGATTTTCGGGATGAAAGAATGATGAGAAACTTAAAAGATCTGGCTCACCGAATAGCCAGTGGCGAGGAG ACATATAGGAAGAATGTCCAGCAGATGCTCCAGTGTCTAATCCGCAAGCTCGCTGCACTCAGCCAGTACGAGGATGTCCTGGCGAAGATCAGCTCCACGTCGACAGATCGGCTCACCGTTCTCAAGACCAAGCCCCAGTCCATACAGAGGGACATCATTACGGTCTGCAGTGACCCTTACACGCTGGCCCAGCAGCTGACTCACATAGAGCTG GAGAGGCTCAATTATATTGGCCCAGAAGAATTTGTTCAGGCATTTGTGCAGAAGGACCCTTTGGACAATGACAAG AGTTGCTACAGTGAACGGAAGAAAACACGTAACTTAGAGGCTTACGTGGAATGGTTTAATCGCCTCAGCTACTTGGTTGCTACAGAAATTTGTATG CCTGTTAAGAAGAAGCACCGAGCAAGGATGATCGAGTATTTCATTGACGTGGCTCGGGAGTGTTTTAACATCGGCAACTTTAATTCCTTGATGGCAATAATCT CTGGCATGAACATGAGCCCAGTCTCTCGACTGAAAAAAACTTGGGCCAAAGTGAAGACGGCCAAGTTTGACGTCCTCGAG CATCAGATGGACCCTTCCAGCAATTTCTACAATTACCGAACAGCTCTTCGTGGGGCGGCACAAAGGTCTTTAACTGCTCACAGCAGCAGAGAGAAG aTTGTGATACCATTCTTCAGTCTTTTAATCAAAGATATTTATTTCCTCAATGAGGGCTGTGCCAACCGCCTTCCAAATGGCCACGTCAACTTTGAG AAATTTTGGGAACTGGCCAAACAAGTGAGTGAATTCATGACGTGGAAACAAGTGGAGTGTCCATTTGAGAGGGACCGGAAGATCTTGCAGTATCTGCTCACAGTCCCAGTCTTCAGTGAAGATG CTCTCTACTTGGCTTCCTATGAAAGTGAAGGACCTGAAAATCACATAGAGAAAGACAGATGGAAGTCCTTGAG GTCCAGCCTCCTAGGCAGAGTTTAA